TTAATTTTAGTTCAGTGTCTTCTCTTATATAATTTAATAATTAAGAAAAACACGTAATAAAAAATAAAATTTAAAATTAAATAAACATAGTCTGGAGTATTATGCATAGCATCCCATGTGGGATTAAAAATTAGTCTTAGGATAATTCCTGGTAATAAAATAAATCTCGTTATTTCTTCTATTGTAGAAGTAGGTAAAATATAAATTACAATTACAATTAAAAGCCAAAATGGTAAAGCTAAAACAAGGGTCTCTAACATAACTTTGATAAATGTACGAGGAGACATCATTTCTCGCCTTTTAGCTCAATTGAAGTTTTGTAGAAATCCCTGAGCAATCGAACAGTTAAATCAAATCTTTCATCGTTTATTTTAAATTCTCTTATTATATGAACACCCGCTTTAAGAAGCGTTAAAAAATTAAATTCTTTTGGTGGGAAAAAGAAATTTTCATCCCATTGTTGAAATCCTTCGTGTGACGGTGAAGTAATATCCATGATAGGATGTAATGCTTCGCCAAGTGAAAACAATGCAGCATCTCCTTTACCCTCAATAAACTCCTGTCTTTTAATATTTATATATTCATACATCCTATTTCTTGCTACCTCAACGGTTTCTCCTTTTTCTCTCATAGCATGCTTGAATTGTCCAATACTGCTTTGGTCTTCATCAACAAATTTACTTGCTTGTTGTAGTATAATAATTTCTCTTGACGTTAAAATATCCTTAAATGCTTCATATAAAATTTTATTATGAATTTTCTCCGGCCATTTACCATCTGGATCAAAATATCTTAACGGATTATTAAATGAATAATTATACGGACTCCAC
This region of Ignavibacteria bacterium genomic DNA includes:
- a CDS encoding RHS repeat-associated core domain-containing protein, with translation VYDMNTNKLKMLNLFGNGLIGRINVYHDELPESMQPVVTYSSLYYIKDHLGSIRITVDKLGNVRNAQDYYPYGEIMQNFEYGAINEKYKFTEKERDTETGYDYFKARYYDSELEKWLQVDPLSEKYWGWSPYNYSFNNPLRYFDPDGKWPEKIHNKILYEAFKDILTSREIIILQQASKFVDEDQSSIGQFKHAMREKGETVEVARNRMYEYINIKRQEFIEGKGDAALFSLGEALHPIMDITSPSHEGFQQWDENFFFPPKEFNFLTLLKAGVHIIREFKINDERFDLTVRLLRDFYKTSIELKGEK